Part of the Streptomyces sp. NBC_00457 genome, GCGGAGGCTGTCTTCGCAGAGCTCAAGACTCATCAACGCGGCGCCCACGTCGTGCTCACCAGCAAGACACCCGACGGAATCCTGCAGCAGATCTGGGCCCACCTGCTCGTCCACCACGCGCTGCGTGAGCTGATGGTGAGAACCGCGGCCACCCGGGGCCTGGATGCCGACCGGATCTCGTTCACCGAAACCCTGCGCTCCGCCCGGCGCAGTGTGACCGTCACGCCGGGCAGTTTTTCCCCCTGAACTGCTGGTCAGAGCCCTTGTCTTGCTCCAGCACGACCTACTCGAACGACTCCTGCCGACCAGACGCCTGCGCAGTCAGCCCCGCGTCGTCAAACGCAAGATGTCCAACTACCGGCTCAAACGGGCCGGACACCGCACCTGGCCCCAACCCACCCAGGCCGGTACCCGAGCAGTCCGCATTCAAAGACCCCAACCCGCAAACCCGTAACGCAACGGCATTGCGACTAGGCCGTGTTTGAGATGTTGATCAAGGTCGTGAAGCGATCATGGAATGCCTCGGGGTGATCTGACGGGCGGCCAAGGGCAGTGGCTGGAGCCGCTGTTGCCGTCAAGGGCGCCTTCCTTGCGCCTCTCAGGTCGAGGGGAGCACTGACGCGCCCGCCTTGGCGACGATCTCCTGCAGAGCCGCGACGTGCTGGTCGAAGGCCGCCCGGCCGACGCTGGTGAGCCTCGCCGACGTGCGCGGCCGCTTTCCGACGAAACCCTTACGGATCTCGATGTAGCCGGCGCCCTCAAGCGTCGTGAGCTGTTTCGACAGGGCGGAGTCCGACAGGCCGGCGCTGTCGCGCAGGAACTGGAAGTCCGCCCACTCGGTGGCCGCGAGCAGGGAGACGAGCGAGAGCCGGGTGGGTGCGTGGATCAGCTCGTCGAACTTGGGCGTGATCACCGT contains:
- a CDS encoding winged helix-turn-helix domain-containing protein; the protein is MITPKFDELIHAPTRLSLVSLLAATEWADFQFLRDSAGLSDSALSKQLTTLEGAGYIEIRKGFVGKRPRTSARLTSVGRAAFDQHVAALQEIVAKAGASVLPST